A single Candidatus Thalassolituus haligoni DNA region contains:
- a CDS encoding DUF2797 domain-containing protein — protein MTDSYNGSLSKMTATADAEGQVAYQLSLGRDQIDMNAWLGQRLALNWNGTIHCCACGRHTRKSFSQGYCYPCFSKLAQCDRCMMSPETCHFHLGTCREPEWAEQVCFQPHYVYLANSSGIKVGITRAGQLPTRWLDQGAVQGIAIAKVASRRVSGVLEDLLRQRVADKTNWRTMLKGQNPLLDLASERDALFDEFDRRILGLAEQFGEHAIEWLSADATLSQRFHYPVLEYPTKVTSHNLDKTPDVQGRLLGIKGQYLMLDSGVINLRKYTSYQITLTKY, from the coding sequence ATGACAGACAGCTACAATGGCAGCCTCAGCAAGATGACCGCGACCGCCGATGCCGAAGGGCAAGTGGCTTATCAGCTGTCACTGGGGCGCGACCAGATCGATATGAACGCCTGGCTGGGGCAGCGTCTGGCGCTGAACTGGAACGGTACGATTCATTGTTGTGCTTGCGGCCGCCACACCCGTAAAAGTTTCAGTCAGGGGTATTGTTATCCGTGTTTCAGCAAGCTGGCGCAATGCGATCGTTGCATGATGAGTCCGGAAACATGCCATTTTCACCTCGGTACCTGCCGTGAGCCGGAGTGGGCGGAGCAGGTCTGCTTTCAGCCCCATTACGTCTATTTGGCCAATTCTTCCGGTATCAAGGTAGGCATTACCCGTGCCGGTCAGCTGCCAACCCGTTGGCTGGATCAAGGTGCTGTGCAGGGGATAGCGATTGCAAAAGTAGCCAGTCGGCGGGTGTCTGGCGTGCTGGAAGATCTGCTGCGTCAGCGGGTGGCCGACAAGACCAACTGGCGGACGATGCTGAAAGGTCAGAACCCCTTGCTGGATCTGGCATCTGAACGCGACGCCCTGTTTGATGAATTTGACCGTCGTATCCTTGGGCTGGCCGAGCAGTTTGGCGAACACGCCATTGAATGGTTATCCGCTGATGCCACACTGTCGCAAAGATTTCATTACCCTGTGCTGGAATACCCGACCAAGGTAACCAGCCACAATCTGGACAAGACACCAGACGTGCAGGGCCGGCTGCTCGGCATCAAGGGGCAGTATCTGATGCTGGATAGCGGCGTCATCAACCTGCGCAAATACACCAGTTATCAGATCACTCTGACTAAATATTGA
- a CDS encoding RND family transporter: MTQKHHYSTEPEHFILSPETEPLLERVLFNNRSLVLMVLGVLTLVFAFGLTQIRLDSSIEKYIPLNHPYIQNYLVHKDDMKSGMANIKIAVAAVEGDIFDDDYLKTLSKINDDVFFVAGVDRSGMQSLWTPNTRWTEVTEEGFQGGPVIPANYDGSPASIEQVRQNILKSGQVGRLVANDFSSTVINVPLVDLNPETGEKLSYQALSHQLEDRIRDQYSSDKIRIYITGTPKKLGDLLDGAVSIGYFFLAAMLMTAVLLYLYSRCPKGTLVPIIASLIAVVWQLGALALLGFSIDLYSVLVPFLVFAIGISHGVQLINGIAIHSGQGLDKMSSARQAFRGLYVPGMLALLSDAMGFLTLLFIDIGVIQELAIAASVGVAMIIVTNLVLVPIVMSYIGISPSGVAQAQKAEKANPVIWQWLSHFTEKRYAVVAISLALVLGACGFYYSQDLEIGDLDKGAPELRADSRYNQDNDFMVANYSTSSDVMVVMAETPIEMCNTFKVMDVLDRFMWQMENVPGVQSTLSLVTVSKLVTKAMNEGNLNWYALSRNQTILNTSIQRAPSGLLNADCSMAPVIIYLNDHKAETLKTVVNAVEAFKVEYDDQVDEIYFGMRADAIENAIAEGKIDAVPMRLQLASGNAGIEAATNQVIADAQDTMLIFVYVVVFCLCLLTFRSLTAVACILLPLALTSILGQALMTWLGIGVKVATLPVIALGVGIGVDYGIYIYNRLEALLISGLSLKDAYLETLRSTGKAVSFTGVTLAIGVATWMLSPIKFQADMGILLTFMFLWNMLGALVLLPALARVLLNPERIRERHRRVHQSVPAAV, encoded by the coding sequence ATGACTCAGAAACATCATTATTCGACCGAACCCGAACACTTTATTCTCTCGCCGGAAACTGAACCCTTGTTAGAGCGAGTGTTGTTTAATAATCGCTCGCTGGTGTTGATGGTGCTTGGTGTGCTGACCCTGGTGTTTGCATTTGGCCTGACCCAGATTCGTCTCGACTCCAGTATCGAAAAGTACATCCCTCTGAATCATCCCTACATCCAGAATTACCTGGTGCACAAGGATGATATGAAAAGCGGTATGGCCAATATCAAGATTGCGGTGGCCGCCGTGGAGGGAGATATATTTGATGATGACTACCTGAAAACACTGAGCAAAATTAACGACGATGTCTTTTTTGTTGCCGGTGTCGATCGTTCTGGTATGCAATCGTTATGGACGCCGAATACCCGCTGGACCGAAGTAACCGAAGAAGGTTTTCAGGGTGGGCCGGTGATTCCGGCTAATTACGATGGCAGCCCGGCCAGTATCGAGCAAGTACGGCAGAATATTCTCAAATCGGGACAGGTCGGTCGGCTGGTTGCCAATGACTTTTCTTCCACCGTGATTAACGTCCCGCTGGTGGATCTCAATCCGGAAACCGGTGAAAAGCTCAGTTACCAGGCGTTGTCACATCAGCTCGAAGACCGGATTCGCGATCAGTACAGCTCTGACAAAATACGCATCTACATCACTGGTACGCCAAAAAAGCTGGGTGATCTGCTGGATGGCGCGGTCTCCATTGGTTACTTCTTTCTGGCGGCGATGCTGATGACGGCGGTATTGCTGTATCTCTACTCTCGTTGTCCGAAAGGCACGCTGGTTCCAATCATCGCATCGCTGATTGCCGTAGTCTGGCAGCTCGGAGCGCTGGCACTGTTGGGCTTCAGTATTGATCTTTATTCGGTGCTGGTGCCGTTTCTGGTGTTTGCCATCGGCATCAGTCATGGCGTACAGCTGATTAACGGCATTGCCATTCATTCCGGCCAGGGGCTGGATAAAATGTCTTCGGCGCGTCAGGCGTTTCGTGGCTTGTATGTACCGGGCATGCTGGCCTTGCTCAGTGACGCCATGGGGTTTCTGACGTTGTTGTTTATTGATATTGGCGTGATTCAGGAGCTGGCTATTGCGGCTTCGGTCGGGGTTGCCATGATCATCGTGACCAACCTGGTGCTGGTGCCGATTGTCATGTCCTATATCGGCATCAGTCCCTCTGGCGTTGCGCAAGCGCAAAAGGCAGAAAAAGCCAACCCGGTGATTTGGCAGTGGCTCAGTCACTTTACTGAAAAACGCTATGCCGTCGTGGCAATCTCACTGGCGTTAGTGCTGGGAGCCTGCGGCTTTTATTACAGCCAGGATCTGGAAATTGGAGATCTGGACAAGGGCGCACCGGAATTACGTGCCGATTCCCGCTACAACCAGGATAACGATTTTATGGTGGCGAATTATTCCACCAGTTCGGATGTGATGGTAGTGATGGCCGAAACACCGATCGAAATGTGTAATACCTTCAAGGTTATGGATGTACTGGACCGGTTTATGTGGCAAATGGAAAACGTACCCGGCGTGCAGTCTACGCTGTCGCTGGTCACGGTCTCCAAGCTGGTTACCAAAGCGATGAATGAAGGCAACCTCAACTGGTATGCCTTGTCGCGCAACCAGACCATCCTGAATACCTCTATTCAGCGGGCGCCGAGTGGGCTGTTGAACGCTGACTGCTCCATGGCTCCGGTCATTATCTATCTGAATGATCACAAGGCGGAGACGCTGAAAACGGTGGTGAATGCGGTGGAAGCGTTCAAGGTCGAGTACGATGATCAGGTGGATGAAATCTATTTTGGTATGCGTGCCGATGCCATCGAAAACGCCATTGCCGAAGGCAAAATAGACGCGGTTCCGATGCGTTTGCAATTGGCTTCCGGTAATGCCGGGATCGAAGCGGCCACCAACCAGGTGATCGCTGACGCCCAGGACACCATGCTGATCTTTGTTTACGTGGTGGTGTTTTGCCTGTGTCTGTTGACCTTCCGCTCGCTCACCGCCGTCGCCTGTATCCTGCTGCCATTAGCACTGACATCGATACTGGGACAGGCGCTGATGACTTGGCTGGGAATCGGCGTCAAGGTCGCCACACTGCCAGTGATTGCCTTGGGTGTTGGTATTGGCGTTGACTACGGCATTTATATCTACAACCGGCTGGAGGCGCTGTTAATCTCTGGGTTGTCGCTCAAAGATGCCTACCTGGAAACCCTGCGCTCTACCGGTAAGGCCGTCAGCTTTACTGGCGTCACACTGGCCATTGGCGTTGCCACCTGGATGCTGTCGCCGATCAAATTCCAGGCAGACATGGGCATCCTGCTGACCTTTATGTTCCTCTGGAACATGCTTGGAGCGCTGGTGCTACTGCCTGCACTGGCCAGAGTCTTGCTCAACCCGGAGCGGATTCGGGAGCGTCATCGGCGTGTTCACCAAAGCGTACCGGCTGCAGTGTAA
- a CDS encoding WD40/YVTN/BNR-like repeat-containing protein has product MRFIKACFFMVTLSLGTTTVLAEWVDPLQTPAQASVKAHTALLLDITHAGDRLVAVGAFGHILYSDDNGQFWQQAQVPVSVTLTAVTFVGDRSGWAVGHDGVVLATADGGMSWHKQLDGFAANDAMVVASERLLAKAEAAVSMASDVGDEVLEDAEAALEAATFAVEDAEYDVSVGSTKPLLDVLFLDAQHGFAVGAYGMAFETSNGGKSWTEFTSRLPLPERSHLNSLVQAAYGQLYIVGELGLILTSTDQGHSWQALESPYDGSLFGMISSGNTLTLMGLRGHLFQSTDAGNRWTELALNNEQTLFQGLAMTDGTRVLVGNSGTLIRLEHQDTQVINLTGRKGIAGLAVTEEGFVLVGEAGVQRINRRGELISAARMTTADGVSSGGQLAAEAQ; this is encoded by the coding sequence ATGCGTTTTATCAAGGCGTGTTTTTTCATGGTAACCCTCTCTCTGGGGACGACGACCGTACTGGCAGAGTGGGTTGATCCCTTACAGACCCCGGCGCAAGCCAGCGTTAAAGCGCATACCGCGTTACTACTCGATATTACCCATGCCGGTGATCGCCTGGTGGCAGTGGGTGCCTTCGGCCATATTCTGTATTCCGATGACAATGGCCAATTTTGGCAGCAAGCGCAGGTGCCGGTCAGTGTGACACTGACGGCCGTTACCTTTGTTGGTGACCGTTCTGGCTGGGCCGTGGGCCATGATGGCGTCGTACTGGCGACGGCTGACGGTGGCATGAGCTGGCATAAACAGCTGGATGGTTTTGCCGCCAATGATGCCATGGTCGTTGCCTCCGAACGGTTACTTGCCAAAGCCGAAGCTGCTGTATCAATGGCGTCAGATGTTGGTGATGAGGTACTCGAAGACGCTGAAGCCGCACTGGAAGCCGCCACCTTTGCTGTTGAGGATGCCGAGTACGACGTCTCCGTGGGTTCAACCAAGCCATTGCTGGATGTGCTGTTTCTTGATGCCCAACATGGCTTTGCTGTTGGTGCTTATGGCATGGCCTTTGAAACCAGTAACGGCGGTAAAAGCTGGACGGAATTTACCTCACGTCTGCCTTTGCCAGAGCGCTCCCATCTCAACAGCCTGGTACAGGCCGCCTATGGCCAATTGTATATCGTGGGTGAGCTGGGGCTTATTCTTACTTCTACCGATCAAGGCCATAGCTGGCAAGCTCTGGAGTCTCCGTACGACGGCTCGTTGTTCGGCATGATCAGTTCCGGTAATACTCTGACGCTGATGGGACTACGTGGCCATCTGTTTCAATCGACCGATGCGGGCAATCGCTGGACAGAATTGGCGCTTAACAACGAACAAACGTTGTTTCAGGGCCTGGCCATGACAGACGGCACACGGGTGCTGGTGGGGAATTCCGGTACTCTGATTCGGTTGGAACACCAGGACACCCAGGTGATCAATCTGACAGGGCGCAAGGGCATTGCTGGTTTGGCGGTGACTGAAGAGGGCTTTGTGCTGGTGGGCGAAGCCGGTGTACAGCGTATTAATCGTCGTGGCGAGCTGATCAGCGCTGCCCGCATGACCACAGCAGACGGAGTTTCCTCCGGCGGACAACTGGCCGCGGAGGCGCAGTAA
- a CDS encoding YeaC family protein, translating to MTLQDLIQSLTPDVYENLKNAVALGKWPNGIALQQGQRELCLEAILHYEITHQVPADQRVGYVGGACASGNVDIIGRDDNVQPLTLQ from the coding sequence ATGACCTTGCAAGATCTGATTCAGTCCCTGACGCCGGACGTCTATGAAAACCTGAAAAATGCCGTGGCGCTGGGCAAATGGCCTAATGGCATTGCCTTGCAGCAAGGCCAGCGCGAGCTGTGCCTGGAAGCGATTCTGCATTATGAAATAACCCACCAGGTACCAGCCGATCAGCGGGTCGGTTATGTCGGTGGCGCCTGTGCCAGCGGCAATGTGGATATTATTGGGCGCGATGACAACGTTCAGCCGCTGACACTGCAATAG
- the pepN gene encoding aminopeptidase N: MRDAQPQSIYLKDYCQPEYWISQTELTFDLQDDATVVTAVLTLEANSAGAQSGVLELHGQQLELLGLTLDGDVLGTGRYTVTDETLSITGLAQQHFLTIVTRIYPATNTALEGLYRSGGMYCTQCEAEGFRRITYYLDRPDVMSVFTTHIIADGSRYPVMLSNGNCTADEMLADGRRKVTWLDPHRKPAYLFALVAGDLLNKEDRFTTMSGRDVTLKIFVEPQNIDKTDYALDALKRSMRWDEEVYGREYDLDIFMIVAVDDFNMGAMENKGLNIFNSSCVLANPATATDAAYQRIEAIVAHEYFHNWSGNRVTCRDWFQLSLKEGFTVFRDASFSADMHSATVKRIEDAKMVRTVQFAEDGGPMAHPVQPDSFIEIANFYTVTIYEKGAEVVGMIHKILGAEGFRKGSDLYFDRHDGQAVTIHDFVAAMEDANGVDLTLFKLWYKQAGTPVVSVAVDYREDEQALYLTLRQQCPDTPGQTGKQPMWIPVQLGLIAADGQDLPVQVAPALNSAGMETWTSASQVLHFTEAEQTFVFSGLAQPPVLSLFRDFSAPVKVEFQQSPQELLFRLQHDSDGFNRWDAGQRLMLDWIDQARLDEFELPEDARQVMVQLLTDETLDPAMVSYLLTLPSEAYIAEFSDPVDPHAIHLGRKRVRLAMAMALNEQFAACYQRLVSHAEYQPEPQQMAARTLKNLALSYWSVASDAGIRQALAQFGSTDNMTDQMAALVALINSGDDELAQQSLDAFYLQWQSDSLVVNQWLSVQSGSADLGTLSRIQQLLEHEAFDWRNPNKIRSVIGAFANQALCHFHAVDGSGYQLLADAIIRLNATNPQIASRLLTPLTKWRRLIPELSEQMKAQLERVAAQPDLSRDVYEVVSKSLA, from the coding sequence ATGCGTGACGCTCAACCTCAAAGTATTTACCTGAAAGATTATTGCCAGCCCGAGTACTGGATTAGCCAGACGGAACTGACTTTTGATCTGCAGGACGATGCGACCGTCGTAACTGCCGTATTAACGCTGGAAGCCAACAGCGCAGGTGCTCAGTCCGGTGTGTTGGAGCTGCATGGCCAGCAGCTGGAATTACTGGGACTGACACTGGATGGCGACGTGTTGGGCACCGGGCGTTATACCGTGACGGATGAGACGCTGAGCATCACCGGTCTGGCGCAACAGCATTTCCTTACCATAGTGACGCGAATCTACCCGGCTACCAATACCGCACTGGAAGGCTTGTATCGCTCTGGCGGGATGTATTGTACCCAGTGCGAAGCCGAAGGTTTTCGCCGCATTACCTACTATCTGGATCGCCCGGACGTGATGTCGGTGTTCACCACCCATATCATTGCCGATGGCAGCCGTTATCCGGTAATGCTGTCGAACGGTAACTGTACGGCGGATGAGATGCTGGCGGATGGTCGTCGCAAGGTCACCTGGCTTGACCCACACCGCAAGCCTGCCTACTTGTTTGCCCTGGTGGCGGGTGATTTGCTGAATAAAGAAGACCGTTTCACCACCATGAGTGGTCGTGACGTGACGTTAAAAATCTTTGTTGAGCCACAGAACATCGATAAAACCGACTACGCCCTTGATGCGCTCAAGCGCTCGATGCGCTGGGATGAAGAAGTCTACGGTCGCGAATACGATCTGGATATTTTCATGATTGTGGCCGTGGATGATTTCAACATGGGTGCGATGGAAAACAAGGGGTTGAATATCTTTAACTCCTCCTGTGTGCTGGCCAATCCAGCGACCGCTACCGATGCGGCGTATCAACGTATTGAAGCCATTGTGGCGCATGAATATTTCCACAACTGGTCGGGTAACCGGGTGACCTGTCGCGACTGGTTCCAGCTCAGCCTGAAGGAAGGGTTTACCGTATTCCGTGATGCCAGCTTCTCGGCAGATATGCACTCGGCTACGGTCAAGCGGATTGAAGACGCCAAGATGGTCCGTACGGTACAGTTTGCCGAAGATGGTGGCCCAATGGCGCACCCGGTGCAGCCGGATTCCTTTATCGAGATCGCCAATTTTTATACCGTTACCATTTATGAAAAAGGCGCCGAGGTGGTGGGGATGATCCACAAGATCCTTGGGGCGGAAGGCTTCCGTAAGGGATCGGATCTGTATTTTGATCGCCATGATGGTCAGGCCGTGACCATTCACGATTTTGTCGCCGCCATGGAAGACGCCAATGGTGTTGACCTGACCCTGTTCAAGCTCTGGTACAAGCAAGCCGGTACTCCAGTGGTCAGCGTTGCTGTCGATTATCGCGAAGATGAGCAGGCACTGTATCTGACCTTGCGTCAACAATGCCCGGACACTCCAGGGCAAACCGGCAAGCAGCCCATGTGGATTCCGGTGCAGTTGGGTCTGATTGCTGCCGATGGTCAGGACTTGCCGGTACAGGTGGCTCCAGCGCTCAATAGCGCCGGTATGGAAACCTGGACCAGCGCCAGCCAGGTGCTGCACTTTACCGAAGCCGAACAAACCTTTGTGTTCTCGGGGCTGGCACAACCACCGGTGTTGTCGTTATTCCGTGATTTTTCGGCACCGGTCAAAGTCGAGTTTCAACAGTCGCCACAAGAACTGTTGTTCCGGTTACAACACGACAGCGACGGCTTTAATCGCTGGGATGCCGGTCAGCGGTTGATGCTGGACTGGATTGATCAGGCCCGACTGGATGAATTCGAATTACCGGAAGATGCCCGGCAGGTGATGGTGCAGTTGCTGACTGACGAAACCCTCGATCCTGCCATGGTCAGCTACCTGCTGACTTTGCCATCGGAAGCCTATATTGCTGAATTCAGTGATCCGGTAGATCCTCATGCGATTCACCTGGGTCGCAAGCGGGTTCGTCTGGCCATGGCGATGGCCCTGAACGAGCAGTTTGCCGCCTGTTATCAGCGTTTGGTCAGTCATGCCGAATATCAGCCGGAGCCACAGCAAATGGCAGCCCGGACGTTAAAAAACCTCGCTCTGAGTTATTGGAGCGTGGCGTCGGATGCCGGTATTCGCCAGGCGCTGGCGCAGTTTGGCAGCACGGATAATATGACCGATCAGATGGCAGCGCTGGTGGCGTTAATCAATAGCGGTGATGACGAGCTGGCGCAGCAAAGTCTGGATGCTTTCTATCTGCAGTGGCAAAGCGATTCACTGGTGGTGAACCAGTGGCTGTCGGTACAGTCCGGTTCTGCAGATCTCGGTACACTCAGTCGTATTCAGCAGTTACTGGAACATGAAGCCTTTGATTGGCGTAACCCGAACAAGATCCGCTCGGTGATTGGTGCATTTGCCAATCAGGCCCTGTGCCATTTTCATGCAGTAGATGGCAGCGGCTATCAGTTGCTGGCCGATGCGATTATTCGACTGAATGCCACCAATCCACAGATTGCCTCACGTTTGTTGACACCGCTGACCAAGTGGCGTCGCCTGATCCCTGAGCTATCTGAACAGATGAAGGCCCAACTGGAACGGGTGGCGGCCCAGCCTGACCTGTCTCGTGATGTCTACGAAGTGGTCAGTAAAAGCCTGGCCTGA
- the queA gene encoding tRNA preQ1(34) S-adenosylmethionine ribosyltransferase-isomerase QueA encodes MKTSDFSFELPDELIARYPTPQRSGSRLLILDGVSGKTTDARFMDLLEQVSSGDLLVFNNTRVIPARLFGEKSSGGKVEILVERMLDGNEAMAHVRASRSPKPGQTLSVAGCVVEVLGREGNLFHLRFVTDEALLALLERAGHMPLPPYMEREDSDFDRQRYQTVYAEKPGAVAAPTAGLHFDEPMLAALRNKGVNMAFVTLHVGAGTFQPVKVENVLEHQMHAEYIEVDADVVAAVKAARAAGKRVIAVGTTSVRSLESASQSGEIAPFYGDSRIFIYPGYSFRSVDMMVTNFHLPESTLIMLVSAFAGQQHTLDAYRHAVASGYRFYSYGDAMLLTRPQVTGLSADFNAPQESE; translated from the coding sequence ATGAAAACCAGTGATTTCAGTTTTGAACTTCCGGATGAGCTGATTGCTCGCTATCCAACGCCTCAACGTAGTGGTTCACGCCTCCTCATTCTGGATGGTGTCAGCGGTAAGACTACCGATGCGCGTTTTATGGATTTGTTGGAGCAGGTATCCAGTGGTGACTTGCTGGTCTTTAATAATACGCGTGTGATCCCGGCCCGGCTTTTTGGCGAGAAAAGCTCGGGTGGCAAAGTGGAAATACTGGTCGAGCGCATGCTCGATGGTAATGAAGCCATGGCCCATGTTCGTGCATCGCGTTCCCCAAAACCCGGTCAAACCTTGTCGGTTGCCGGATGTGTTGTGGAAGTGCTGGGCCGGGAAGGCAATCTGTTTCATTTGCGCTTTGTTACCGATGAGGCGTTACTGGCGTTGTTGGAGCGAGCGGGCCATATGCCGCTGCCGCCTTATATGGAGCGCGAAGACAGCGATTTTGATCGCCAGCGTTATCAAACGGTGTATGCCGAGAAACCGGGAGCGGTTGCAGCTCCGACGGCGGGGTTGCACTTTGATGAACCCATGCTGGCGGCCTTGCGAAACAAGGGCGTCAATATGGCGTTTGTGACCTTGCATGTTGGTGCGGGAACTTTTCAGCCGGTCAAGGTGGAGAATGTTCTGGAGCACCAGATGCACGCTGAATACATCGAAGTGGATGCTGACGTTGTCGCTGCGGTCAAGGCTGCCCGTGCGGCAGGCAAGCGGGTGATCGCCGTTGGTACTACGTCGGTGCGCAGCCTCGAAAGTGCCAGTCAGAGTGGCGAAATTGCTCCTTTTTATGGCGATAGCCGGATTTTCATTTACCCCGGTTATTCGTTCCGTTCGGTGGATATGATGGTGACCAACTTTCACTTGCCGGAATCCACACTGATTATGCTGGTTTCGGCGTTTGCCGGGCAGCAGCACACACTGGATGCCTATCGGCACGCGGTAGCTTCCGGTTATCGCTTCTACAGTTATGGTGACGCCATGTTGCTGACGCGTCCGCAAGTGACCGGTCTTTCCGCCGACTTTAATGCCCCACAGGAATCTGAATGA
- a CDS encoding rhomboid family intramembrane serine protease: MEALLVLVAGATVDLSPITQQLWAHRIAHRVVMVDGQQHIYLANPADIPQVRAWVEQWREGQLDAPEIEPVSTRPLVSLILMLTRIPVTLGVSVLLVLIFGWMQLSTDWLPWVRPGDGLWPDQRLNFAAYLDIGLLAWLKPLLVHFSLMHLVFNGMWWWILGRNVEQHDGSRMLLLLTLLTGLVGNVAQWWYSGPGFGGLSGVTLGLLGWIGWRQYQRKIAYSVPPMLLPVMAGWLLLTMMGDTLVPGLTGIAHGAHLGGLISGMLLATVWPARRPATPNT; encoded by the coding sequence ATGGAAGCTTTGCTGGTACTGGTAGCAGGCGCGACGGTCGACCTGTCGCCGATCACACAACAATTATGGGCACATCGTATCGCTCATCGGGTAGTGATGGTGGATGGCCAGCAGCACATCTATCTGGCTAATCCGGCCGATATTCCCCAGGTTCGGGCCTGGGTCGAACAGTGGCGGGAAGGTCAGTTGGATGCCCCAGAAATCGAGCCGGTGAGCACCCGGCCGCTGGTGTCGCTGATTCTGATGTTAACCAGAATTCCGGTGACACTGGGTGTTTCTGTGCTGTTGGTGCTGATCTTTGGCTGGATGCAGCTATCCACCGACTGGTTGCCTTGGGTTCGGCCGGGAGATGGCCTCTGGCCGGATCAGCGGCTGAATTTTGCCGCTTATCTGGATATCGGGCTATTAGCCTGGCTCAAGCCGTTACTGGTGCATTTTTCGCTGATGCATCTGGTGTTTAACGGCATGTGGTGGTGGATTCTTGGTCGTAATGTCGAGCAGCACGATGGTTCGCGGATGTTGCTGTTGTTGACGCTGCTTACCGGGCTGGTGGGCAATGTGGCGCAATGGTGGTATAGCGGCCCCGGCTTTGGCGGGTTGTCTGGTGTGACTCTGGGGCTATTGGGCTGGATTGGCTGGCGCCAGTATCAACGCAAGATAGCGTACTCCGTGCCACCCATGTTATTGCCGGTGATGGCCGGTTGGCTGCTGCTGACCATGATGGGGGACACTCTGGTACCGGGTCTGACCGGTATCGCCCATGGTGCTCATCTGGGTGGGCTGATCTCCGGTATGTTGCTGGCGACCGTGTGGCCAGCCCGGCGACCTGCAACGCCCAATACGTAA
- a CDS encoding DUF1329 domain-containing protein, which produces MWRWLLLTCLLLAGLAPGALAQGVSQQTDYLAAELDDAQLTERLARATRLSDELTPLGAIRAGNGTDIPVWRGGLRMPPLGYLAIGQPHIDPFADETELLRLSADNLSDYRYFVTPGLQALLERYPGSAYLSVYPSHRTAAAPDTVYEQTYKNVIRTETSRDGSGFYYAWGGIPFPLPDNGQQVIWNHLASWRGEQLQARWREIQVSGEQQHVINWRVQEDYPYYFQRDRCLLPLAHCEPDRRNGRSKRKDLTLFQRQWSAVGQGLLRTTHQLELREGVEHSYRRQQGGWPDSWNTDLRSADDVSLFSGSPQQYHWMLLGKRELYIPYNNYRFEALADAVLLQPGHLASAALRFEKHRVWVVDGTLKKGATNPYSKRVYYVDEDSWQIALADFYGADGQLQRLGLALLKSFYELPAVLPAATVIHDLDTGSYSVTGLESGQAGMRRFDQAVEGITVDID; this is translated from the coding sequence TTGTGGCGCTGGCTGTTGCTGACATGTCTGTTGCTGGCGGGGCTGGCACCTGGCGCATTAGCGCAAGGTGTTAGTCAACAGACAGATTATCTTGCCGCCGAGCTGGACGATGCGCAGCTGACAGAGCGACTGGCCCGTGCGACTCGTCTGTCTGATGAGCTGACGCCACTGGGCGCAATACGCGCCGGTAATGGCACCGATATTCCGGTCTGGCGTGGTGGGTTGCGGATGCCTCCTCTCGGTTATCTGGCTATTGGCCAGCCGCATATTGATCCCTTTGCCGATGAAACCGAGCTGTTGCGCTTATCGGCTGATAACCTGTCCGACTATCGATACTTTGTAACTCCCGGCTTGCAGGCATTGCTGGAACGTTATCCGGGCAGTGCCTACTTGTCGGTTTACCCCTCTCATCGAACGGCTGCCGCACCGGATACGGTGTATGAGCAAACCTATAAAAATGTCATACGTACAGAAACCAGTCGGGATGGCTCCGGGTTTTATTATGCCTGGGGCGGTATCCCATTTCCGCTGCCGGACAATGGTCAGCAGGTGATCTGGAATCATCTGGCCAGTTGGCGAGGGGAGCAGCTACAGGCTCGCTGGCGTGAAATTCAGGTGTCTGGCGAGCAGCAGCACGTCATCAACTGGCGAGTGCAAGAAGACTATCCGTATTATTTCCAGCGTGACCGCTGTCTGTTGCCTCTGGCCCATTGCGAACCCGACCGCCGCAACGGTCGCAGTAAACGCAAGGATCTGACTCTGTTCCAGCGTCAATGGAGTGCCGTTGGACAAGGATTGTTGCGGACGACGCATCAACTGGAATTGCGGGAGGGCGTGGAACATAGCTATCGTCGCCAGCAGGGCGGGTGGCCAGATAGCTGGAACACCGACCTTCGCAGCGCTGATGATGTGTCGCTTTTTAGCGGTTCTCCACAGCAATATCACTGGATGCTACTGGGTAAGCGCGAGCTCTATATTCCCTACAATAATTATCGGTTTGAGGCTCTGGCTGATGCCGTGTTACTGCAACCGGGACATTTGGCCAGCGCTGCGCTGCGATTCGAAAAACATCGTGTTTGGGTGGTGGATGGAACCCTGAAAAAAGGCGCGACAAACCCCTATAGCAAACGGGTCTATTATGTTGATGAAGACAGTTGGCAGATTGCTCTGGCCGATTTTTATGGCGCTGATGGCCAGTTGCAACGACTCGGCCTGGCGCTGTTAAAAAGCTTTTATGAGTTACCCGCCGTGCTGCCTGCAGCAACTGTTATTCACGATCTCGATACCGGCAGCTATAGCGTGACCGGGCTGGAGTCCGGGCAAGCAGGGATGCGTCGCTTTGACCAGGCTGTAGAGGGGATTACGGTGGATATCGACTGA